A stretch of the Ochrobactrum sp. BTU1 genome encodes the following:
- a CDS encoding heme-binding protein, with protein sequence MPSLTLDNANAIITGSFAKAAELQLKPIVVSVFDAGGHLKAFQRQDGTSILRFEIASGKAFGALAVGTGSRWLHNQAKDRPHFLEGLSGVSGGRIVPVPGGVLIKDSTNEIIGAVGISGDTSDNDEAAAVAGIEGTGFTADIG encoded by the coding sequence ATGCCAAGCCTGACATTAGATAATGCCAATGCGATCATTACCGGTTCCTTTGCCAAGGCAGCCGAGTTGCAGTTGAAGCCGATAGTCGTTTCTGTTTTCGACGCAGGCGGCCATCTGAAAGCCTTTCAGCGACAGGACGGAACTTCGATTCTCCGCTTTGAAATCGCATCCGGAAAAGCTTTCGGCGCACTGGCTGTAGGAACTGGCTCACGCTGGCTCCACAATCAGGCCAAAGACCGTCCGCATTTTCTTGAGGGGCTGTCAGGCGTCTCAGGCGGGAGAATCGTGCCCGTGCCCGGCGGCGTGCTGATTAAAGACAGCACAAACGAAATTATCGGCGCTGTCGGCATCTCCGGCGATACATCTGACAATGATGAAGCAGCAGCCGTAGCCGGCATCGAAGGCACGGGCTTTACAGCCGACATCGGATAA
- the rpmF gene encoding 50S ribosomal protein L32: MAVPKRKTSPSKRGMRRSADALKAPTYVEDKNSGELRRPHHIDLKSGMYRGRQVLEAKE, encoded by the coding sequence ATGGCAGTACCAAAACGCAAAACGTCTCCGTCGAAGCGCGGCATGCGCCGTTCGGCAGACGCTCTCAAGGCCCCGACTTACGTCGAGGACAAGAACTCGGGCGAACTTCGTCGTCCGCATCATATCGATCTTAAGAGCGGTATGTATCGCGGCCGTCAGGTCCTCGAAGCTAAGGAATAG
- a CDS encoding acetyl-CoA C-acetyltransferase, giving the protein MTASQSQKAIIIASAARTAVGAFNGAFANVAAHELGATAIKAALERAGVDAADVDEVILGQVLTAGEGQNPARQAAMAAGCPKETTAFSINQLCGSGLRAVALGMQQILSGDAKIIVAGGQESMSMAPHCAHLRSGVKMGDFKMIDTMIKDGLTDAFNGYHMGITAENIAKQWQLSRDDQDQFALASQNKAEAAQTAGRFEDEIVPFAVKSRKGETIVSADEYIRVGATIEALTKLKPAFDKEGTVTAGNASGINDGAAAVVLMDADEAAKRGVEPLARIVSWATAGVDPSIMGTGPIPATRKALEKAGWTVADLELVEANEAFAAQSCAVVRDLGINPEIVNVNGGAIAIGHPIGASGARVLTTLLYEMKRRGAKRGLATLCIGGGMGVAMCVERS; this is encoded by the coding sequence ATGACTGCATCGCAAAGCCAGAAAGCCATAATTATTGCCAGCGCAGCCCGAACAGCGGTGGGCGCGTTTAATGGCGCTTTCGCAAATGTGGCTGCGCATGAACTGGGCGCTACTGCAATCAAGGCAGCTCTTGAGCGCGCAGGCGTGGACGCTGCTGATGTGGATGAAGTCATTCTCGGTCAGGTGCTGACGGCAGGCGAGGGGCAGAACCCGGCACGGCAGGCTGCGATGGCCGCAGGATGCCCCAAGGAAACGACTGCATTCTCAATCAACCAGCTTTGTGGGTCAGGCCTGCGTGCTGTCGCACTCGGTATGCAGCAGATTCTGTCGGGCGATGCGAAGATCATTGTGGCAGGCGGTCAGGAATCGATGTCCATGGCACCCCATTGCGCGCATTTGCGTTCCGGCGTGAAGATGGGCGACTTCAAGATGATCGATACGATGATCAAGGATGGCCTGACGGATGCCTTCAATGGCTACCATATGGGGATCACCGCAGAAAACATCGCCAAGCAGTGGCAGCTCAGCCGCGATGATCAGGATCAATTCGCATTGGCATCGCAAAACAAGGCCGAAGCTGCACAGACCGCAGGTCGTTTCGAGGATGAGATTGTTCCGTTTGCCGTAAAGAGCCGCAAAGGCGAGACGATTGTATCTGCGGATGAATATATCCGCGTTGGTGCAACAATCGAGGCGCTGACAAAGCTCAAGCCTGCCTTTGACAAGGAGGGCACGGTTACGGCTGGCAATGCATCCGGCATTAATGACGGTGCGGCGGCTGTTGTCCTGATGGATGCGGATGAAGCCGCAAAACGCGGTGTCGAGCCGCTCGCGCGCATTGTTTCGTGGGCAACGGCGGGTGTTGATCCATCGATCATGGGGACTGGACCAATTCCTGCTACCCGCAAAGCGCTTGAAAAAGCTGGGTGGACGGTCGCCGATCTGGAACTGGTTGAAGCGAATGAAGCCTTTGCAGCTCAATCCTGTGCTGTCGTTCGCGATCTTGGTATTAATCCAGAGATCGTGAACGTCAATGGTGGTGCAATTGCGATTGGCCATCCGATCGGTGCGTCGGGTGCGCGTGTGCTGACCACCCTGCTATACGAAATGAAGCGTCGTGGCGCAAAACGCGGACTTGCAACCCTTTGCATCGGTGGCGGCATGGGTGTCGCTATGTGCGTTGAGCGGTCGTAA
- a CDS encoding helicase: MNQLPAHDLPLTLSGRGVTAVLGPTNTGKTHLAIERMLSHGSGMIGLPLRLLAREVYNRVVERVGAANVSLITGEEKITPPTSRYSVCTVEAMPRRTDMPFVAIDEVQLAGDLERGHIFTDRILHLRGRQETLLLGAGTMRGILEKLLRGITVVTRPRLSHLTYAGSKKIIRLPNRSAIVAFSAEEVYAIAELIRRQRGGAAVVMGALSPRTRNAQVELYQSGDVDFLVATDAIGMGLNLDVDHVAFAQNRKFDGYQYRDLTPAELGQIAGRAGRHLRDGTFGVTGQVRPLDDEMVERVEAHDFDPVKVMQWRTGRFDFSSLSALRYSLETPTPIEGLTKALPAVDQQALENLSKDEDIVRLANSPARIELLWDTCALPDYRKIAPAQHADIIATIYQDLVRRGSVDEDYMSEQVRRADSTEGEIDTLSHRVAQIRTWTFVSHRPGWLADPTHWQEKTREIEDRLSDALHERLTKRFVDRRTSVLMRRLRENAMLEADISSTGDVIVEGHNVGQLEGFRFTADVQSDGPDAKAVKTAAQKALAAEFDRRAERFAAAPNGDFALGSDGVLRWVGATVATLVAGDDVLKPRAVILADEQLTGPARDKVAARIERFVAHHIETILKPLTDLSAADALTGMTRGLAFQIVESLGILQRRDVTEEVRGLDQDSRAALRRLGVRFGAYHVFMPMLLKPAPAGLITLLWALKNDGRERAGYGDVVNVLAAGRTSVVVDPAFDHQFYRLAGYRVLGRRAVRIDILERLADLIRPALAWRPGSGTRPEGAYDGGRFIVTPAMMSILGATTEDMEEILKSLGYRHEAAEAAAVTAKLAELDAFAAAAAQAEAVVEDTVFKPAVPAAAPASEAKPAVPAAEPVPAQVEAAAAAEVSGEEKPAVQLTEAPVEEPKPVLLWRQGRFEGRNNRNQDQNRQRHNRPQGGQGNEARKSEGGSEGGEGQNARDNRGGKRFDKNRRNHDGEGQNKREGFKGKPRDGNRDRQPKRDHGNNHQGNKRVEQERPVRIDPDSPFAKLLALKEQLKK; this comes from the coding sequence ATGAACCAACTCCCTGCCCATGATCTGCCGCTGACCTTGAGCGGCCGCGGTGTTACTGCGGTTCTGGGGCCAACCAATACCGGCAAGACGCATCTCGCTATCGAGCGGATGCTGTCGCACGGCAGTGGCATGATAGGTCTTCCGCTGCGCCTTTTGGCGCGCGAGGTCTATAATCGTGTGGTTGAACGGGTAGGGGCTGCCAATGTTTCGCTGATTACTGGCGAAGAAAAGATCACGCCGCCGACCTCGCGTTATTCCGTCTGCACAGTCGAGGCCATGCCACGCCGCACGGATATGCCTTTCGTGGCTATCGACGAAGTGCAGCTGGCAGGCGATCTCGAACGCGGCCATATTTTTACTGATCGCATTCTGCATCTGCGCGGACGTCAGGAAACGCTGCTTTTGGGTGCTGGCACCATGCGCGGCATTCTTGAAAAGCTGTTGCGCGGGATTACGGTGGTGACGCGTCCTCGCCTGTCGCATCTCACTTATGCGGGTTCAAAGAAGATCATCCGCCTGCCAAATCGCTCGGCGATTGTGGCCTTCTCTGCGGAAGAGGTTTACGCCATTGCCGAGCTGATCCGCCGCCAACGCGGCGGTGCTGCGGTGGTTATGGGCGCTCTTAGTCCACGCACGCGGAATGCACAGGTCGAGCTTTACCAGTCGGGCGATGTCGATTTTCTGGTTGCGACCGACGCGATTGGTATGGGGCTCAATCTCGATGTTGATCATGTCGCCTTTGCACAGAATCGCAAATTCGATGGCTATCAGTATCGTGACCTGACGCCGGCTGAGCTTGGGCAGATTGCGGGCCGCGCCGGGCGTCATCTGCGCGATGGTACATTTGGTGTGACCGGGCAGGTGCGTCCGCTGGACGATGAAATGGTCGAGCGAGTTGAAGCCCATGACTTTGACCCTGTGAAAGTTATGCAATGGCGTACAGGGCGTTTCGATTTTTCATCGTTGAGTGCGTTGCGCTATTCTCTTGAAACGCCGACGCCGATCGAAGGACTGACCAAGGCGCTGCCTGCTGTTGATCAACAGGCGCTTGAAAATTTGTCAAAAGACGAAGACATTGTGCGGCTTGCAAATTCGCCTGCGCGGATCGAACTTTTGTGGGATACCTGTGCGCTCCCCGACTATCGTAAGATTGCGCCGGCACAACATGCCGATATCATAGCAACCATCTATCAGGATCTGGTCCGCCGAGGGAGCGTTGATGAAGATTATATGAGCGAACAGGTGCGCCGCGCCGACAGTACAGAGGGGGAAATCGACACTCTGTCTCACCGCGTGGCGCAAATCCGTACCTGGACTTTTGTGTCGCACAGGCCGGGATGGCTTGCCGATCCGACACACTGGCAGGAAAAGACGCGCGAAATTGAGGACAGATTGTCCGATGCGCTGCATGAAAGGTTGACGAAACGCTTTGTAGACCGCAGGACAAGCGTGCTTATGAGGCGCCTGAGAGAGAATGCCATGCTAGAAGCAGATATCAGCTCGACCGGAGACGTAATTGTCGAAGGCCATAATGTCGGGCAACTGGAAGGATTCCGTTTTACAGCCGACGTTCAGTCCGATGGACCGGATGCGAAGGCAGTAAAGACGGCTGCACAAAAGGCGCTGGCCGCCGAGTTTGATCGTCGTGCGGAGCGTTTCGCTGCTGCTCCCAACGGCGACTTCGCACTCGGTTCGGATGGCGTTCTGCGCTGGGTCGGCGCAACTGTCGCAACGCTGGTTGCAGGCGACGATGTTCTGAAGCCACGCGCGGTCATTTTAGCTGATGAGCAGCTGACTGGTCCGGCACGCGACAAGGTTGCAGCCCGCATCGAACGTTTTGTGGCGCATCATATCGAAACCATTTTGAAGCCTCTGACCGATCTCAGCGCCGCCGATGCGCTGACCGGCATGACGCGTGGTCTGGCTTTCCAGATTGTTGAGAGCCTTGGCATTCTTCAGCGTCGCGATGTGACCGAAGAAGTCCGTGGCCTTGATCAGGATTCCCGTGCCGCTCTTCGCCGTCTTGGCGTGCGCTTCGGTGCCTATCATGTTTTCATGCCAATGCTGCTGAAGCCTGCACCTGCTGGTCTCATCACGCTGCTCTGGGCATTGAAGAACGATGGTCGCGAACGTGCCGGTTATGGTGACGTGGTCAATGTTCTGGCCGCTGGCCGTACATCGGTTGTCGTCGATCCGGCTTTCGATCATCAGTTCTACCGCCTTGCAGGCTATCGCGTGCTGGGTCGTCGTGCTGTTCGTATCGACATTCTGGAACGTCTTGCTGACCTGATCCGTCCGGCTCTTGCCTGGCGTCCGGGTTCGGGCACTCGTCCGGAAGGCGCTTATGATGGCGGACGCTTCATCGTCACGCCGGCGATGATGTCCATTCTCGGTGCAACCACCGAAGATATGGAAGAAATCCTGAAGAGCCTTGGCTATCGTCACGAAGCTGCAGAAGCTGCCGCTGTCACAGCAAAGCTCGCTGAACTCGATGCATTTGCGGCTGCCGCCGCGCAAGCGGAGGCTGTTGTTGAAGATACCGTCTTCAAACCAGCTGTTCCTGCTGCCGCACCTGCGAGCGAAGCAAAGCCTGCTGTTCCTGCAGCTGAACCTGTGCCTGCACAGGTTGAAGCTGCTGCTGCAGCGGAAGTGTCGGGTGAAGAAAAGCCTGCCGTTCAGCTTACTGAAGCGCCTGTTGAAGAACCAAAGCCTGTTCTTCTGTGGCGTCAGGGCCGTTTTGAAGGCCGTAATAACCGTAATCAGGACCAGAACCGTCAGCGCCATAACCGCCCACAGGGTGGCCAGGGCAATGAGGCCCGCAAGTCTGAAGGCGGTTCGGAAGGCGGCGAAGGCCAGAACGCGCGTGACAATCGTGGTGGCAAGCGTTTCGACAAGAATCGCCGCAACCATGATGGCGAAGGCCAGAACAAGCGCGAAGGCTTCAAAGGCAAGCCACGCGATGGCAATCGCGATCGTCAGCCTAAGCGTGACCATGGCAATAATCATCAGGGCAACAAGCGCGTCGAGCAGGAACGTCCGGTACGGATTGATCCCGATTCGCCTTTTGCCAAACTTCTGGCGCTCAAGGAGCAGTTGAAGAAGTAA